The genomic DNA GGCGCGAGCGCAATCTTGCTTTCGTCCTTGGGGACGGTTAGTATGAATTTTCCTGCGCGCCCGTAGCTCAGTTGGATAGAGCGACTGACTTCGAATCAGTAGGTCGGGTGTTCGACTCACCCCGGGCGCACCATTTTCTCCTATGCCACAGCCTGACTTTCGTCCAGGACACCCTGATACTTAAACGATACTTAAACGATACTCAAACGACGCTCGCGCCTGACTCAAGCCACACCGTAAGGATATCAAGCAATGAGCCCTCTTCCCGAATCCAGCGACCTCAAACGGCCTGAAAAAAACAACGCTCCGGAGTGGAAGCTCACGCGCGTGGGCCTGGACGCACTGAGCATCCGGCAGGACTTCCTCGAGAATCTTTTCTTCATTCAGGGCAGCTTTCCCGGCATGGCCACCAAAAACGATTACTATCAGGCGCTGGCCATCACCGTTCGTGACCGCCTGTTGCAGCGCTGGACCGAGACCGTGCAGACCTATTTGCGCGACAAGGTGCGCACGGTGAGCTATCTCTCGGCGGAGTATCTCCCCGGGCCGCGCTTGGCGGCATCCATGCTGAATCTGGGCATGGCCGAGGAGACGCGCGCCGCGCTGGCTCCGCTCGGCCTCAATCTGGATGAGCTGATCGAGGAAGAAGACGAGCCGGGACTCGGTAACGGTGGGCTGGGTCGCCTCGCCGCCTGCTTTCTTGATTCGCTGGCGACCCTCAAAATACCCGCGGTCGGCTACGGCATTCGCTACGAGTTCGGCATCTTCGATCAACTGATCAAAGACGGCTGGCAGTTGGAGACGGCCGACACCTGGCTACGCTACGGCAACCCTTGGGAGATTCGCCGGCCGCATATTGCTTACGAAGTCTCGCTGGGTGGCCGTACCGAGCACCATCAAGATGATCACGGACGCAACTCTGTGCGCTGGGCAGCTCACGAGGTGATTCGCGGCGTGGCCTATGACACGCCCGTGATGGGCTACGGTGTGAACAACTCGAACCTCCTGCGATTGTGGAGCGCAGAAACTCCCGAGTCGTTTGACTTCAATGCCTTCAACGCGGGCGACTACGTGGGCGCCGTGCTACGCAGCATCCGCGCGGGAACCGTCAGCAAGGTTCTCTATCCCAGTGATGATTCCGATACGGGGAAGCGCCTGCGGCTCATCCAGCAGCACTTCTTTGTCTCCTGCTCGCTGCAGGATATGATCCGGCTGTATCTGCAAGCGGGGCGTCCGCTGGATCGCTTTCACGAGCGTTTCGCCATT from Acidobacteriota bacterium includes the following:
- a CDS encoding glycogen phosphorylase; translation: MSPLPESSDLKRPEKNNAPEWKLTRVGLDALSIRQDFLENLFFIQGSFPGMATKNDYYQALAITVRDRLLQRWTETVQTYLRDKVRTVSYLSAEYLPGPRLAASMLNLGMAEETRAALAPLGLNLDELIEEEDEPGLGNGGLGRLAACFLDSLATLKIPAVGYGIRYEFGIFDQLIKDGWQLETADTWLRYGNPWEIRRPHIAYEVSLGGRTEHHQDDHGRNSVRWAAHEVIRGVAYDTPVMGYGVNNSNLLRLWSAETPESFDFNAFNAGDYVGAVLRSIRAGTVSKVLYPSDDSDTGKRLRLIQQHFFVSCSLQDMIRLYLQAGRPLDRFHERFAI